Within Streptomyces antibioticus, the genomic segment CTTCGTCGCCGCCGCGGTGCTGAACAACGCCTCCGGCGTCTCCAACGCCCTGGTGATCTTCCTCGCGGCCCTGGTGATCGTGGACTTCGTGCTCCGCCGCACCACCTACGGCCGTAAGGTCTTCGCGGTCGGCGGCGGCATCGAGGCCGCGCGCCGCGCCGGTATCAACGTGCCGCTGATCCGCATCACCGTGTTCGCCATCTCCGGCGGCTTCGCGGCGATCGGCGGTATGTTCTTCGCCGGCCAGACCGCGAGCGCCACGCTCAGCGCCGGTGGCGGCAACGTGCTGATGCTCGCCATCGCGGCGGCCGTCATCGGCGGCACCAGCCTCTTCGGCGGCCGCGGCACCGTCTGGTCGGCCCTCCTGGGCATGCTGGTCATCCAGTCGATCCAGACCGGCCTCGACCTGCTGAACATGAACACCTCGATCCAGTACATGATCACCGGTGGTGTTCTGCTCGGCGCGGTCGTGATCGACTCGGTCTCCCGCAAGAGCCAGAAGGCCGCCGGCCGCGGCTGACCCCTGGCAGGAACGTCACTGTGCCCGGCACCGGGAGGTGCCGGGCACAGCCGTGTCCTGTGCCGGGCCCGGCCGTGTCATGAGAACGGCACGAACGACATGTCATAGGAAAGCCCCATGATGGGTACGGCCGATCGCGTGACCTATGACGCATGGCCCGGAGTCCGGCCGCCGGGACGGAACATTAGACTCGACAAGCCCGGCAACAGCTCGATCAGCTCAACTGCAAGGAGGCACGGGTGCCGCTGCTGACCCGCATCAGGGGACCGCGCGATCTGGACCGGCTCAGCCTGGAGGAGCTGGACCAGCTGGCAGAGGAGATCCGGACCTTCCTCGTCGACGCCGTGTCCAAGACCGGCGGCCACCTCGGCCCCAACCTCGGCGTGGTCGAGCTCACCATCGCCCTGCACCGCGTCTTCGAGTCCCCGAAGGACAAGGTGCTGTGGGACACGGGCCACCAGTCCTACGTCCACAAGCTGCTCACCGGCCGCCAGGACTTCTCCCGGCTGAAGATGAAGGGCGGCCTGTCCGGCTACCCCTCGCAGGCCGAGTCCGAGCACGACGTCATCGAGAACAGCCACGCCTCCACGGTGCTCGGCTGGGCCGACGGCATCGCCAAGGCCAACGAGATCCTCGACCGCGACGCCCATGTCGTGGCCGTCATCGGCGACGGCGCGCTCACCGGCGGCATGGCCTGGGAGGCGCTCAACAACATCGCCGACGCCAAGGACCGCCCGCTGGTCATCGTCGTCAACGACAACGAGCGCTCCTACGCGCCGACCATCGGCGGCCTCGCCAACCATCTGGCGACCCTGCGCACCAGCGACGGCTACGAGCGGTTCCTGGCCCGCACCAAGGAGGTCCTGGAGCGCACCCCGGTCGTCGGCAAGCCGCTCTTCGACACCCTGCACGGCGCCAAGAAGGGCCTCAAGGACTTCATCGCCCCGCAGGGCATGTTCGAGGACCTCGGCCTGAAGTACGTCGGCCCGATCGACGGCCACGACATCGAGGCCCTGGAGTCCGCGCTGGCCCGCGCCAAGCGCTTCGGCGGCCCCGTGATCGTGCACTGCCTCACCGAGAAGGGCCGCGGCTACCAGCCCGCCCTCCAGGACGAGGCCGACCGCTTCCACGCCGTCGGCAAGATCCACCCCGACACCGGACTGCCGATCGCCACCTCCGGCGCCGACTGGACGTCCGTCTTCGGCGAGGAGATGGTCAAGCTCGGCGAGGAGCGCCGCGACATCGTCGCGATCACCGCCGCCATGCTCCAGCCCGTCGGCCTGGACCGCTTCGCCAAGGCGTTCCCCGACCGGGTCTACGACGTCGGCATCGCCGAGCAGCACGGCGCCGTCTCCGCGGCCGGCCTCGCCCACGCGGGCGTGCACCCCGTCTTCGCGGTGTACGCCACCTTCCTCAACCGCGCCTTCGACCAGGTCCTCATGGACGTCGCCCTGCACAAGTGCGGCGTGACCTTCGTGCTGGACCGGGCCGGTGTCACCGGCACCGACGGCGCCTCGCACAACGGCATGTGGGACATGTCGATCCTCCAGGTCGTCCCCGGCCTCCGGCTCGCCGCCCCGCGCGACGCCGACCAGGTCCGCGCCCAGCTCCGCGAGGCCGTCGCCGTCGACGACGCGCCGACCGTCGTACGGTTCTCCAAGGGCGCCGTGGGCCCCGCCGTACCCGCCGTGGGACGCGTCGGCGGCATGGACGTGCTGCGCGAGCCCGGCACCGACACGCCGGACGTGCTGCTGGTCTCCGTGGGCGCCCTGGCGCCGATGTGCCTGGAGATCGCGGGCCTGCTGGAGAGGCAGGGCATCACCACCACCGTGGTCGACCCGCGCTGGGTCAAACCCGTCGACGAGGCCATGGCCCCGCTCGCCGAACGGCACCGGGTCGTCGTCACCGTCGAGGACAACAGCCGCGTCGGCGGTGTCGGCTCCGCGATCGCGCAGACCCTGCGGGACGCGGGCGTCGACGTCCCGCTGCGCGACTTCGGCATCCCGCCGCGCTTCCTCGACCACGCCTCCCGCGCCGAGGTCATGGCCGAGATCGGCCTGACCGCCCCCGACATCGCCCGCCAGGTCACCGGCCTGGTCGCCCGGCTCGACGGGCGCTACGACGGCGCCGCCACCGTGGAGTCGGTGCAGCCCGCGCGCGACTGACGCCACCCGACACGACCGGATGGGCCGGTTCGACCACTGCGAAGGGTGGTCGAACCGGCCCATTCGCGTTAACGCGCCCGGGCCGGGGCATACGCAAGTACGCCCTCTCGATCATGTCTGGGACGACGCAGCGTGGGAGGTACGCGCACATGAGCAGCACCCTCTTCCGGACGAAGAACGTCGAGCAGTCCATCCTCGACACCGAGGAGCCCGAGCACGCGCTCAAGAAAACCCTGTCCGCCCTGGACCTCACGGTCTTCGGCGTCGGCGTCATCATCGGCACCGGCATCTTCGTCCTGACCGGCACGGTGGCCAAGAACAACGCGGGGCCCGCCGTCGCCCTGGCGTTCGTCGTCGCCGGCGTCGTCTGCGCGCTCGCCGCGCTCTGCTACGCCGAGTTCGCCTCGACCGTGCCGGTCGCCGGATCGGCGTACACCTTCTCCTACGCCTCGCTCGGCGAACTGCCCGCCTGGATCATCGGCTGGGACCTGGTCCTGGAGTTCGCCCTCGGTACGGCGGTGGTGGCCGTCGGCTGGTCCGGCTACGTCGCCTCGCTGATGGACAACGCCGGCTGG encodes:
- the dxs gene encoding 1-deoxy-D-xylulose-5-phosphate synthase, translated to MPLLTRIRGPRDLDRLSLEELDQLAEEIRTFLVDAVSKTGGHLGPNLGVVELTIALHRVFESPKDKVLWDTGHQSYVHKLLTGRQDFSRLKMKGGLSGYPSQAESEHDVIENSHASTVLGWADGIAKANEILDRDAHVVAVIGDGALTGGMAWEALNNIADAKDRPLVIVVNDNERSYAPTIGGLANHLATLRTSDGYERFLARTKEVLERTPVVGKPLFDTLHGAKKGLKDFIAPQGMFEDLGLKYVGPIDGHDIEALESALARAKRFGGPVIVHCLTEKGRGYQPALQDEADRFHAVGKIHPDTGLPIATSGADWTSVFGEEMVKLGEERRDIVAITAAMLQPVGLDRFAKAFPDRVYDVGIAEQHGAVSAAGLAHAGVHPVFAVYATFLNRAFDQVLMDVALHKCGVTFVLDRAGVTGTDGASHNGMWDMSILQVVPGLRLAAPRDADQVRAQLREAVAVDDAPTVVRFSKGAVGPAVPAVGRVGGMDVLREPGTDTPDVLLVSVGALAPMCLEIAGLLERQGITTTVVDPRWVKPVDEAMAPLAERHRVVVTVEDNSRVGGVGSAIAQTLRDAGVDVPLRDFGIPPRFLDHASRAEVMAEIGLTAPDIARQVTGLVARLDGRYDGAATVESVQPARD